Proteins co-encoded in one Saccharomyces cerevisiae S288C chromosome II, complete sequence genomic window:
- the PAU9 gene encoding seripauperin PAU9 (hypothetical protein; member of the seripauperin multigene family encoded mainly in subtelomeric regions; SWAT-GFP and mCherry fusion proteins localize to the endoplasmic reticulum and vacuole respectively) — protein MLTGIAPDQVTRMITGVPWYSSRLKPAISSALSKDGIYTIAN, from the coding sequence ATGTTGACTGGTATTGCCCCAGACCAAGTGACCAGAATGATCACCGGTGTTCCATGGTACTCCAGCAGATTAAAGCCAGCCATCTCCAGTGCTCTATCCAAGGACGGTATCTACACTATCGCAAACTAG